One window from the genome of Nicotiana sylvestris chromosome 9, ASM39365v2, whole genome shotgun sequence encodes:
- the LOC104218890 gene encoding autophagy-related protein 8C-like isoform X1, with protein MFFRCMKFAGRSQSSSIAMAKSSFKLEHPLERRQAESSRIREKYPDRIPVIVEKAEKADISDIDKKKYLVPADLTIGQFVYVVRKRINLSAEKAIFVFVKNILPPTAALMSAIYEENKDEDGFLYMTYSGENTFGFLELGN; from the exons ATGTTCTTTAGATGTATGAAATTTGCAGGAAGAAGTCAGAGTTCGAGTATTGCAATGGCGAAGAGTTCTTTTAAACTTGAACATCCTTTgg AGAGGAGGCAGGCAGAATCTTCTCGCATCAGGGAGAAGTACCCAGACAGAATACCG GTGATTGTCGAGAAAGCAGAAAAGGCTGATATCTCTGACATTGATAAGAAGAA GTACCTCGTCCCAGCTGATTTGACTATTGGCCAGTTTGTTTATGTGGTTCGAAAGAGGATCAATCTCAGTGCCGAGAAGGCCATATTTGTCTTCGTCAAAAACATTCTCCCTCCAACTG CTGCTCTGATGTCTGCAATTTATGAGGAAAACAAGGATGAAGATGGATTCCTCTACATGACATACAGCGGCGAAAATACATTTGGGTTTCTTGAGCTCGGCAATTAA
- the LOC104218890 gene encoding autophagy-related protein 8C-like isoform X2, whose translation MAKSSFKLEHPLERRQAESSRIREKYPDRIPVIVEKAEKADISDIDKKKYLVPADLTIGQFVYVVRKRINLSAEKAIFVFVKNILPPTAALMSAIYEENKDEDGFLYMTYSGENTFGFLELGN comes from the exons ATGGCGAAGAGTTCTTTTAAACTTGAACATCCTTTgg AGAGGAGGCAGGCAGAATCTTCTCGCATCAGGGAGAAGTACCCAGACAGAATACCG GTGATTGTCGAGAAAGCAGAAAAGGCTGATATCTCTGACATTGATAAGAAGAA GTACCTCGTCCCAGCTGATTTGACTATTGGCCAGTTTGTTTATGTGGTTCGAAAGAGGATCAATCTCAGTGCCGAGAAGGCCATATTTGTCTTCGTCAAAAACATTCTCCCTCCAACTG CTGCTCTGATGTCTGCAATTTATGAGGAAAACAAGGATGAAGATGGATTCCTCTACATGACATACAGCGGCGAAAATACATTTGGGTTTCTTGAGCTCGGCAATTAA